A window of the Sphingobium sp. CAP-1 genome harbors these coding sequences:
- the topA gene encoding type I DNA topoisomerase codes for MQLVIVESPAKAKTIEKYLGGDFHVLASYGHIRDLPPKDGSVDPDDGFAMSWENYGDKGKQLKAIADEAKKASRLILATDPDREGEAISWHVQEVLRAKKALPQTVDRVTFNAITKAAVLDAMAKPRALDEDLIDAYRARRALDYLVGFTLSPVLWRKLPGAKSAGRVQSVALRLVVEREREIESFTPQEYWSVAAEMEQGGQGFTARLVRWKGEKIDRLTIGKEGDAMAAKADVEAGRFTVDKVETKPVSRNPPAPFTTSTLQQEAARKLGFSASHTMRIAQQLYEDGAITYMRTDGVQMDGSAISAARKAIAERYDGGYLPEKPRQYQTKAKNAQEAHEAIRPTEFGRDKVGSGDHARLYDLIFKRALASQMASARLERTTIDLVDGSGSHTLRATGQVVIFPGFLALYEEGRDDSDDDDSKLLPRMAQGDTPAKKKVTAEQHFTQPPPRYSEASLVKRLEELGIGRPSTYASTLQVLKDRDYVRIEKNRFFAEESGRLVTAFLERFFERYVSYDFTAGLEDELDDISGGRAQWQEVLEAFWKDFKPKTAEVMEQKPSDITAALDKYLEPMLFPPKADGSNPRACPMCGDGQLSLRGGRFGAFIACSNYPECKFTRKFGQPGGKDGEDTGPEILGQHPETGQDIVKKSGRFGPYIEMGEGKEAKRGSIPKDLPDGEMTLDWAIKLLSLPREVGLHPETGLPIVANIGRFGPYLLHDGKYGRLSSTAEIFEVGMNMAVVKLAEAATRGGRSSGGREPLKILGAHPRTEAEIKLMEGRYGAYVTDGTTNATLPKTVDKDQLTLEEAAQLIDARAAAAPAKKGAKKKAAPKKAAAKKDAPAKKPAAKKAPAKKKVAAAE; via the coding sequence ATGCAGCTTGTCATCGTCGAATCGCCGGCCAAGGCCAAGACCATCGAGAAATATCTGGGCGGCGATTTCCATGTCCTCGCCAGCTATGGTCATATTCGCGACCTGCCGCCGAAGGACGGGTCGGTCGACCCGGACGACGGCTTTGCCATGTCGTGGGAAAATTATGGCGACAAGGGCAAGCAGCTCAAGGCCATTGCGGACGAGGCGAAGAAGGCCAGCCGATTGATCCTGGCGACTGACCCTGATCGCGAAGGGGAAGCGATTAGCTGGCATGTGCAGGAAGTGCTGCGCGCCAAGAAGGCGCTGCCGCAGACGGTGGACCGGGTGACGTTCAACGCGATCACCAAGGCGGCGGTGCTGGACGCGATGGCGAAGCCCCGCGCGCTGGACGAGGATCTGATCGACGCCTATCGCGCGCGCCGGGCGCTCGACTATCTGGTGGGTTTCACCTTGTCGCCGGTGCTGTGGCGCAAGCTGCCCGGCGCCAAGTCGGCGGGGCGCGTGCAGTCGGTCGCGCTGCGTCTGGTGGTCGAGCGCGAGCGCGAGATCGAGAGTTTCACCCCGCAGGAATATTGGTCGGTCGCGGCCGAAATGGAGCAGGGCGGGCAGGGCTTTACCGCGCGCCTGGTCCGCTGGAAGGGCGAGAAGATCGACCGCCTGACCATCGGCAAGGAAGGCGATGCCATGGCGGCCAAGGCCGATGTGGAGGCCGGGCGCTTCACCGTCGACAAGGTCGAGACGAAGCCGGTCAGCCGCAATCCTCCCGCGCCGTTCACCACGTCGACCCTGCAACAGGAAGCCGCGCGCAAGCTGGGCTTTTCCGCCAGCCACACGATGCGGATCGCGCAGCAGCTTTATGAGGATGGCGCGATCACCTATATGCGAACCGATGGCGTGCAGATGGACGGCAGCGCCATTTCCGCCGCGCGCAAGGCGATCGCGGAGCGCTATGACGGCGGATATCTGCCCGAAAAGCCGCGCCAATATCAGACCAAGGCGAAGAATGCGCAGGAGGCGCATGAAGCCATTCGTCCGACCGAGTTCGGCCGTGACAAGGTGGGGTCGGGCGACCATGCCCGGCTTTACGACCTGATCTTCAAGCGCGCGCTGGCGAGCCAGATGGCGTCGGCGCGGCTGGAGCGCACGACGATCGATCTGGTCGACGGGTCGGGCAGCCATACGCTGCGCGCCACGGGTCAGGTGGTGATCTTCCCCGGATTCCTTGCTCTTTACGAAGAGGGGCGGGATGATTCGGATGACGACGACAGCAAGCTGCTGCCGCGCATGGCGCAGGGTGATACGCCGGCCAAGAAGAAGGTGACGGCCGAACAGCATTTCACCCAGCCGCCGCCGCGCTATTCGGAAGCATCGCTGGTCAAACGGCTGGAGGAACTGGGGATCGGGCGTCCGTCCACCTATGCCTCGACGCTTCAGGTGTTGAAGGACCGCGATTATGTGCGGATCGAGAAGAACCGCTTCTTCGCCGAGGAAAGCGGGCGGCTGGTGACAGCGTTTCTGGAGCGCTTCTTCGAACGCTATGTATCCTACGACTTCACGGCGGGTCTTGAGGACGAGCTAGACGATATCAGCGGCGGCCGCGCCCAGTGGCAGGAAGTGCTGGAAGCCTTCTGGAAGGATTTCAAGCCCAAGACCGCCGAGGTGATGGAGCAGAAGCCGTCTGACATTACGGCGGCGCTCGACAAATATCTGGAGCCGATGCTGTTCCCGCCCAAGGCCGACGGCAGCAACCCGCGCGCCTGCCCGATGTGCGGCGACGGGCAATTGTCGCTGCGGGGTGGCCGGTTCGGCGCGTTCATCGCCTGCTCCAATTATCCCGAATGCAAGTTCACCCGCAAGTTCGGCCAGCCGGGCGGCAAGGATGGCGAGGATACGGGGCCGGAAATATTGGGCCAGCATCCCGAAACCGGGCAGGACATCGTCAAGAAGTCCGGCCGTTTCGGTCCCTATATCGAGATGGGCGAGGGCAAGGAGGCCAAGCGCGGCTCCATTCCCAAGGATCTGCCCGATGGCGAGATGACGCTCGATTGGGCGATCAAGCTGCTGAGCCTGCCGCGCGAAGTCGGCCTGCACCCGGAAACGGGGCTGCCGATCGTCGCCAATATCGGGCGTTTCGGTCCCTATCTGCTGCATGACGGCAAATATGGCCGCCTGTCATCGACCGCCGAGATTTTCGAGGTGGGCATGAACATGGCGGTGGTGAAGCTGGCCGAGGCGGCAACGCGTGGCGGGCGGTCGTCGGGCGGGCGCGAGCCATTGAAGATATTGGGCGCGCATCCGCGCACCGAGGCGGAAATCAAGCTGATGGAAGGGCGCTACGGCGCTTATGTCACTGACGGCACGACCAACGCGACCCTGCCCAAGACGGTGGACAAGGACCAGTTGACGCTGGAGGAAGCGGCGCAACTGATCGACGCGCGGGCGGCGGCGGCACCGGCCAAGAAGGGGGCGAAGAAGAAAGCTGCGCCCAAGAAGGCGGCGGCGAAGAAGGATGCGCCAGCCAAGAAGCCTGCCGCGAAGAAGGCACCGGCAAAGAAGAAGGTCGCGGCGGCGGAATAG
- the era gene encoding GTPase Era, which translates to MDVSEENQRCGVVAIVGAPNAGKSTLVNALVGQKVAITSPKAQTTRTRVMGVAIEGDAQLVLVDTPGIFAPKRRLDRAMVQAAWGGAQGADLIALIVDGKAGLGPKMEPIVEALVHRPERKWLILNKVDIAIKEKLLVHTQKLYERVGFEETFFISAQTGDGLAELKTAFANAMPEGPWHFPEDQVSDATDRMLAAEITREQLYHQLHAELPYAAAVDTEQYKERDDGSVEIHQQILVARPTQRAIVLGKGGQRLKEIGSKARAELASLLGVKVHLYLHVKVKEDWENDRFIYRDIGLDWVE; encoded by the coding sequence TTGGACGTTTCAGAAGAAAACCAGCGCTGCGGCGTCGTCGCCATCGTCGGCGCGCCCAATGCGGGCAAATCGACGCTGGTGAACGCGCTGGTGGGACAGAAGGTGGCGATCACCAGCCCGAAGGCGCAGACCACCCGGACCCGTGTGATGGGCGTCGCGATCGAGGGCGACGCGCAACTGGTGCTGGTCGACACCCCCGGCATCTTCGCGCCCAAACGCCGGCTCGACCGCGCCATGGTACAGGCCGCCTGGGGCGGCGCGCAGGGCGCGGACCTCATCGCGCTGATCGTCGATGGCAAGGCGGGCCTTGGCCCCAAGATGGAGCCGATCGTCGAGGCGCTGGTCCATCGCCCCGAACGCAAATGGCTGATCCTCAACAAGGTCGACATCGCCATCAAGGAAAAGCTGCTGGTCCATACCCAAAAGCTCTATGAGCGGGTCGGTTTCGAGGAGACGTTCTTCATCTCCGCCCAGACCGGCGATGGGCTGGCGGAACTCAAGACCGCCTTCGCCAATGCCATGCCCGAAGGGCCGTGGCACTTCCCAGAAGATCAGGTGTCCGACGCCACCGACCGGATGCTGGCGGCGGAAATCACTCGCGAGCAGCTTTATCACCAGCTCCATGCCGAACTGCCCTATGCCGCCGCGGTCGATACCGAGCAGTATAAGGAGCGCGACGACGGATCAGTCGAAATCCATCAGCAGATCCTCGTCGCCCGCCCGACCCAGCGCGCCATCGTGCTGGGCAAGGGCGGCCAGCGGCTCAAGGAAATCGGATCGAAGGCCCGCGCCGAACTGGCCAGCCTGCTGGGCGTCAAGGTCCATCTCTACCTTCACGTCAAGGTGAAGGAAGATTGGGAGAATGACCGCTTCATCTACCGCGACATCGGCCTGGACTGGGTGGAATAG